A genomic stretch from Dissulfurispira thermophila includes:
- a CDS encoding winged helix-turn-helix domain-containing protein: protein MLKSLFSSSIRADVLALLLNSPEEKFYVREIAKLLRKNPSGVKRELDKLEEMGLVISEKVANLKYFHANKNSPLFSELKDLIAKSLGLPGALKSLLRANDIKSAFIYGPYAEGEDTPTVDLIVIGSFTPTLLVGLHDIEKKFGKRINCTVIEETEYKQKKKKDAALKRILAEKRITLLGRV from the coding sequence ATGCTTAAAAGTCTATTCTCATCATCTATACGAGCCGATGTTCTGGCGCTGTTATTAAACAGCCCTGAAGAAAAATTCTATGTGAGAGAGATTGCAAAGCTTCTAAGAAAAAATCCATCAGGAGTAAAAAGAGAACTCGACAAACTCGAAGAAATGGGCCTTGTAATAAGTGAAAAAGTTGCAAATCTAAAATACTTCCATGCAAATAAGAATTCCCCCCTGTTTTCAGAGCTAAAAGACCTTATAGCAAAATCACTCGGCCTTCCAGGTGCGCTAAAAAGTCTCTTGCGGGCAAATGACATAAAGTCTGCCTTTATCTATGGACCATATGCCGAAGGAGAAGATACTCCAACTGTTGATTTAATCGTAATTGGTTCGTTCACCCCAACACTTTTAGTCGGCTTACACGACATAGAAAAAAAATTCGGCAAGAGGATAAATTGCACAGTAATTGAAGAAACAGAATATAAGCAGAAAAAGAAAAAGGATGCTGCTTTAAAACGCATCCTCGCAGAAAAAAGGATTACATTGCTGGGAAGAGTTTGA
- a CDS encoding L-threonylcarbamoyladenylate synthase, which yields MIIKLTSKNFDKAINKAITILKNGGIIAYPTETFYGLGVKYDIDSALRRLYEIKNRPTEKTMPLIIGSKDELSLITDTITSSAIELMDRFWPGPLTILFRARHGLSEYIVSENKVAVRIPGESFALRLAMAAKFPITSTSANISGMPPADSASMVFNYFGENIDLIIDGGKTKGGLSSTIVDITDNTLKIIRHGAIHI from the coding sequence ATGATAATAAAACTCACCAGCAAAAACTTTGACAAAGCAATAAATAAAGCCATTACTATCCTCAAAAATGGGGGAATCATCGCATATCCTACAGAGACATTTTATGGACTCGGAGTAAAATACGATATAGATTCAGCACTAAGAAGGCTTTACGAAATAAAGAATAGACCTACAGAAAAGACCATGCCATTAATCATAGGTAGCAAAGATGAGTTGTCTCTAATAACAGATACAATTACATCCTCTGCTATAGAGCTTATGGATAGATTTTGGCCAGGTCCTTTAACTATCCTTTTCCGTGCACGTCATGGTCTTTCAGAATATATTGTATCTGAAAATAAGGTAGCAGTAAGGATCCCCGGCGAATCATTTGCCCTCAGACTTGCTATGGCTGCTAAATTTCCGATAACCTCAACAAGTGCAAATATATCTGGTATGCCTCCTGCTGACAGCGCATCTATGGTGTTTAACTATTTCGGGGAAAATATTGATTTAATAATTGATGGTGGCAAAACAAAAGGGGGATTATCTTCTACAATTGTTGACATAACTGACAATACACTGAAAATCATCAGACACGGAGCAATACATATTTAG
- the fliD gene encoding flagellar filament capping protein FliD, which produces MSSIVDTSLLNFSLTNSIYSKYTQVQKSSYIKSIQSKEDAANTKISALGKLLNSLEELKTSLEGIKIESLKIMKTEVSDKGILTATASSSAAEGLYSVKVDRTAKSHTLYSKIYPDENSVVGTGTLTIRIGDNIGIDLDITESRKTLSRIKDALNASNANINASLLKETSGYRLVISAKDSGDENKINIIVSDDDLNNADLNGLSALSYDTNTAKNLTEFTPPYNAILFADSNFFEKAENKITDAITGITMKLLKEDDKFPVYITVSEDQNSLIFEKLNSFVEAYNNTVKLVDELRDTSSIMKRDSSVGYLRNSLTGIQAKTYNNSTLESIGFKFDTKDIMSIDIGKMNNAMISNLSNITTALNSLAEELETTVNSYIDSIIPNQQDIYRTFINEYIKAEKVVYKSFNR; this is translated from the coding sequence ATGAGTTCTATAGTTGACACATCTCTCTTAAATTTCAGCCTTACCAATTCCATCTACAGCAAATACACGCAGGTTCAGAAAAGCAGTTATATAAAGTCCATCCAATCCAAGGAAGATGCAGCAAATACTAAAATAAGTGCCCTTGGCAAACTCCTTAATTCCCTCGAAGAACTTAAAACAAGCCTCGAAGGCATAAAAATAGAATCCCTCAAGATAATGAAGACCGAGGTCTCGGACAAAGGTATTTTAACAGCCACGGCATCCTCATCAGCAGCAGAAGGTTTATATTCAGTAAAGGTCGATAGAACTGCAAAATCGCATACCCTCTATTCAAAGATATACCCCGATGAAAACTCGGTTGTTGGTACAGGCACACTAACCATAAGGATAGGAGACAATATAGGAATCGATTTAGATATAACGGAATCGAGAAAGACACTCTCCAGAATAAAAGATGCCTTGAATGCATCTAATGCCAATATAAATGCATCGCTGCTAAAAGAAACATCAGGCTACAGACTCGTGATATCAGCTAAAGATAGTGGTGACGAAAATAAAATAAACATAATTGTATCTGATGATGATCTGAATAATGCTGACTTAAATGGCCTTTCCGCTCTTTCATATGATACTAACACTGCAAAAAATTTGACTGAGTTCACTCCTCCTTATAATGCTATTTTGTTTGCAGACAGCAACTTCTTTGAAAAGGCCGAAAACAAAATAACAGATGCAATAACCGGCATAACCATGAAACTCTTAAAAGAAGATGATAAATTCCCAGTATATATTACAGTATCAGAAGATCAGAACTCTCTGATATTCGAAAAGCTCAATTCCTTTGTCGAGGCATATAATAATACTGTCAAATTAGTAGATGAACTTCGGGATACAAGCAGTATAATGAAAAGGGACTCATCTGTGGGTTATTTGAGGAACTCCCTCACAGGCATACAGGCAAAGACTTATAACAATTCAACACTTGAGTCTATTGGGTTTAAATTCGACACAAAGGATATCATGTCTATTGATATCGGAAAAATGAATAATGCAATGATTTCGAATCTGAGCAATATAACCACTGCCCTCAATTCCCTTGCAGAAGAACTGGAGACAACAGTCAACAGCTATATTGACTCTATTATCCCTAACCAACAGGATATCTACAGAACGTTCATAAATGAATACATCAAGGCTGAAAAAGTAGTCTACAAGTCATTCAACAGATGA
- a CDS encoding radical SAM/SPASM domain-containing protein produces the protein MLTSIPSKKQQFGHVEIPLQRVHIELTNVCDFNCVFCPKSEMKRKYGYMDTSLAKRIIAELRENNICEKITFHVMGEPTLHPEFFDILSYAIDRGIKIGLTTNGGGLGDEIGKRLLNYNLSQIDVSLQTPDEKSFALRKAKSLTFEEYINGILDFFYSYHLRHKDAIFKFRFLNTRFRKRHMEKRTGPLHVISSTGDLRSTFGYWTGRIYEMLDVDKGKRNAALKEINKLVSYKWNVVEIYPNIFFETYMLEDWGHAFGAEKIYDAWAGYCFGMRDHFGILYNGDVTLCCVDFDGRTKIGNLNESSLKGILSSDKLGEIIEGFKKFRVIHPHCKRCLGSKSRASWLLKPIVSVLALKTLKPFFYSKTKLYL, from the coding sequence GTGCTGACATCTATTCCTTCAAAAAAACAGCAGTTCGGTCATGTAGAAATCCCGCTTCAGAGAGTTCATATAGAACTTACAAATGTATGCGATTTTAACTGTGTATTCTGTCCAAAATCGGAAATGAAAAGGAAGTATGGTTATATGGATACCAGTCTTGCAAAGCGAATTATAGCTGAACTCAGAGAAAATAATATATGCGAAAAGATTACCTTTCATGTAATGGGTGAGCCAACTCTGCATCCTGAATTTTTTGATATCCTCTCATATGCTATTGATAGAGGTATAAAGATAGGGTTAACAACCAACGGGGGTGGGCTCGGTGATGAGATTGGAAAAAGACTCTTAAACTATAATCTCTCCCAGATTGATGTCTCTTTGCAAACACCTGATGAGAAATCTTTTGCACTTAGGAAGGCTAAATCACTGACATTTGAAGAATATATTAATGGTATATTAGATTTTTTCTATTCTTATCATTTAAGACATAAAGATGCTATTTTTAAGTTTCGTTTTTTGAACACGAGATTCCGCAAAAGGCATATGGAAAAAAGGACAGGTCCTTTACATGTCATCTCATCAACAGGGGATTTGAGGAGTACATTCGGCTATTGGACAGGACGCATCTATGAAATGCTTGATGTTGATAAAGGTAAAAGGAATGCTGCACTGAAGGAAATAAATAAGCTTGTCTCTTATAAATGGAATGTAGTAGAAATATATCCTAATATATTTTTTGAGACTTATATGCTTGAAGACTGGGGACATGCCTTTGGTGCCGAAAAGATATATGATGCATGGGCAGGATACTGTTTTGGCATGCGTGACCACTTCGGTATACTTTATAATGGTGATGTGACACTCTGTTGCGTGGATTTTGATGGCCGTACAAAAATAGGAAATCTTAATGAGTCATCTTTAAAGGGAATTCTTTCATCAGATAAGTTAGGGGAAATTATAGAAGGTTTTAAGAAGTTTAGGGTTATCCATCCTCACTGTAAGCGATGTCTTGGGAGCAAATCAAGGGCATCGTGGCTCTTAAAGCCTATCGTATCTGTATTAGCTCTCAAGACCCTCAAACCATTTTTTTATTCGAAGACAAAACTCTATCTTTAA
- a CDS encoding ArsR/SmtB family transcription factor, giving the protein MRALGKRIELLKIIAHPVRIKILEELTKGVKCVSDLEEFLDISQPKVSQHLALLRQYGVIDYYMDGRLRCYFLKDPIIPDILEILKKDYIEELPAPACCPVTKKGKYPGKRRH; this is encoded by the coding sequence ATGAGGGCATTAGGCAAAAGGATAGAACTTCTAAAAATCATTGCTCATCCTGTGAGGATAAAGATTCTTGAAGAGCTTACAAAAGGCGTAAAGTGCGTGAGTGACCTTGAGGAGTTCCTTGATATAAGCCAGCCAAAAGTATCCCAGCACCTTGCACTCTTAAGGCAATATGGAGTAATAGACTATTACATGGACGGAAGGCTCAGGTGCTATTTTCTCAAAGACCCGATAATCCCTGATATCCTTGAGATTCTAAAAAAAGACTACATTGAAGAACTTCCAGCACCTGCCTGCTGTCCAGTAACAAAAAAAGGCAAATATCCAGGTAAAAGGAGGCATTAA
- a CDS encoding DsrE family protein has protein sequence MQREIVMFLSTTPYSFENTHTIFKLADAALKKGQKVRLIASGDGVFSIVKGQVPRALSALEDLVGRGLKVDI, from the coding sequence ATGCAAAGGGAGATCGTGATGTTCCTTTCAACAACGCCTTATAGTTTTGAAAATACCCACACCATATTCAAACTTGCAGATGCTGCATTAAAAAAGGGACAAAAAGTGAGGCTTATCGCCTCTGGTGATGGTGTTTTCTCAATTGTCAAAGGACAGGTTCCACGTGCATTATCCGCACTGGAAGATCTTGTTGGTAGAGGTCTCAAGGTTGATATATGA
- a CDS encoding DsrE family protein encodes MGSISIILRRPPYGTVDAPEAIRHALGGIIEDMSVSLILVDGGVNVARKGQDISNTEYSSMEAAIKDCIDMGVEVYVDKASIKGEHLEVEKLIDGVVITDELEIAEIIKKTDTTMIF; translated from the coding sequence ATGGGAAGCATAAGCATAATCTTGAGAAGACCTCCATACGGCACTGTTGATGCACCGGAAGCAATCCGTCATGCCCTTGGAGGCATAATCGAGGACATGAGTGTGAGTTTGATACTCGTAGACGGAGGTGTGAATGTAGCACGAAAGGGGCAGGACATATCTAATACCGAATATTCAAGCATGGAGGCTGCAATTAAAGATTGTATTGATATGGGCGTTGAAGTCTATGTTGATAAAGCATCCATAAAAGGTGAGCATCTTGAGGTCGAAAAACTCATAGATGGTGTGGTTATTACTGATGAATTAGAGATTGCTGAGATTATAAAAAAAACAGATACAACCATGATTTTTTAG
- the tusB gene encoding sulfurtransferase complex subunit TusB, which produces MLVIIKSSPDTAEGKRGVKLARDMAGDICLIQNAVYFAQKGRIEDFCGTAYVLDEDARLRGLKSEDIDKGIKEISYNGLVDLMVKEDKVVGMF; this is translated from the coding sequence ATGCTTGTTATCATTAAGAGTTCACCTGATACAGCAGAGGGCAAAAGGGGAGTAAAACTTGCAAGGGACATGGCTGGTGATATTTGCCTGATACAAAATGCAGTATATTTTGCTCAAAAAGGTAGGATCGAAGATTTTTGTGGAACAGCTTATGTCCTTGACGAAGATGCAAGATTGAGAGGACTAAAATCAGAGGATATAGACAAAGGGATTAAGGAAATAAGTTACAATGGGCTTGTAGATTTAATGGTAAAAGAGGATAAGGTAGTGGGAATGTTTTAG
- a CDS encoding FAD/NAD(P)-binding oxidoreductase, producing MPSLPWLIIGHRRPDDIKLKVSEILKPKAIDFINEAAVRIEHDSSKVYTAKREIPYNYLVISTGPYLSFDEVQGLGPEKGYTDCTFTLDHAIKTNLSWKKLLKEPMTII from the coding sequence TTGCCTTCTCTTCCATGGCTGATTATCGGACATAGAAGACCTGATGACATAAAACTAAAGGTTTCTGAAATACTAAAGCCAAAAGCTATAGATTTTATTAACGAGGCTGCAGTAAGAATAGAGCATGATTCGTCAAAGGTATACACTGCAAAAAGAGAAATTCCGTACAACTATCTCGTAATATCAACAGGCCCGTATCTCTCATTTGATGAGGTGCAAGGGCTTGGTCCTGAAAAAGGATACACAGACTGCACCTTTACCCTTGATCATGCTATAAAGACCAATCTTTCATGGAAGAAACTCCTCAAAGAACCTATGACCATCATATGA
- a CDS encoding type II toxin-antitoxin system Phd/YefM family antitoxin, with amino-acid sequence MKTLSLSEAKMKLSSLVNSVCRTNEEIIITKNGSPAAVLISPDELESWKETVGIRSAPDFMAEIKKNLATLKKGKAKLYTLEELFR; translated from the coding sequence ATGAAAACATTATCTCTTTCAGAGGCAAAAATGAAACTGAGTAGTCTTGTAAATTCGGTTTGCAGAACAAATGAAGAGATCATTATTACAAAAAACGGCTCTCCTGCTGCCGTACTGATCAGCCCTGATGAGCTTGAGAGTTGGAAAGAGACAGTCGGTATACGTTCTGCCCCTGACTTTATGGCTGAGATTAAGAAAAACTTGGCTACTTTGAAAAAAGGCAAGGCAAAACTCTATACTCTTGAGGAACTGTTCAGATAA
- a CDS encoding L,D-transpeptidase family protein, with amino-acid sequence MRFLRIVIYALVFFVVYFTSAFAEVYSFSKENTVIGIIKTHKINGNESLIEVARNYGLGYNEIVDANPKLDPFLPGNNSIVNIPTMWILPDVAIYDGIVINISEMRLYYFFKQKKTVLVRTFPIGIGDEGNDTPVGNFKIIEKIVNPAWHVPESIKKEKPDLPDVVPPGPDNPLGTHALRLSLGSYLIHGTNRPWAVGRRVTHGCIRLYPEDVPKLFQMVPNGTKVTIVRQPVKVGVKDNKVYIEVHKDDMEKNMNYFNEAVELLRKKGLLKRINTEKLYHAIREKSGVPVEISSLKIELPQKIFAENFLREDKFTFSAVTQKPF; translated from the coding sequence ATGAGATTTTTAAGGATTGTTATATATGCTTTGGTGTTTTTTGTAGTATATTTTACATCTGCCTTTGCTGAGGTTTATTCTTTTAGCAAAGAAAATACAGTAATAGGAATTATCAAGACACACAAGATTAATGGTAATGAATCTTTAATAGAAGTAGCAAGGAACTACGGACTCGGTTACAACGAGATTGTGGATGCAAATCCAAAGCTTGATCCTTTTCTTCCTGGGAATAATTCGATTGTTAATATACCTACTATGTGGATATTGCCTGATGTGGCAATATATGATGGAATTGTCATAAATATCTCAGAAATGAGGCTTTACTATTTTTTTAAACAAAAAAAGACTGTATTGGTAAGAACATTTCCTATAGGTATTGGTGACGAAGGAAATGATACCCCAGTTGGAAACTTCAAGATAATAGAAAAAATAGTTAATCCTGCGTGGCATGTGCCAGAGTCAATTAAGAAGGAGAAACCTGATTTACCTGATGTGGTCCCGCCGGGTCCTGATAACCCTCTTGGCACGCATGCATTAAGGTTATCTCTTGGAAGTTATCTAATTCATGGAACGAACAGGCCATGGGCCGTTGGAAGAAGGGTTACTCATGGATGTATAAGACTTTATCCTGAGGATGTCCCTAAGCTTTTTCAGATGGTGCCTAATGGTACTAAAGTGACCATTGTCAGGCAGCCTGTTAAAGTAGGTGTGAAGGACAATAAGGTGTATATAGAAGTGCATAAAGATGATATGGAAAAGAATATGAACTATTTTAATGAGGCTGTGGAATTATTGAGAAAAAAAGGTTTGCTTAAAAGAATAAATACAGAGAAATTATACCATGCTATTAGAGAAAAGAGTGGAGTTCCTGTGGAGATTTCGAGTCTGAAAATAGAACTCCCGCAAAAAATTTTCGCAGAAAATTTTTTGCGGGAGGACAAATTTACTTTTTCTGCTGTAACTCAAAAGCCTTTTTAG
- a CDS encoding alanine-zipper protein, producing MKKALLLVIAVLFLFSFGCATKDYVKQQIDPLVDRISKLEARVSSLESKVSALEGKVGALSSDVSAAKRDAAEAKSLAQEAMRIAKDSADRAEAAAKRAEAAADRAEAAFGKAKKAFELQQKK from the coding sequence ATGAAAAAGGCACTTCTATTAGTAATAGCAGTATTATTCCTCTTCTCCTTCGGATGTGCTACAAAAGACTATGTAAAGCAGCAGATAGACCCTCTTGTTGATAGGATCAGCAAACTCGAGGCAAGGGTCTCATCTCTTGAATCCAAAGTAAGCGCTCTCGAAGGCAAGGTTGGAGCACTGTCTTCTGATGTCTCTGCAGCTAAGAGAGATGCAGCAGAAGCCAAATCTCTTGCACAGGAGGCAATGAGGATTGCAAAAGACTCTGCTGATAGGGCTGAGGCTGCTGCAAAAAGAGCTGAAGCTGCTGCTGACAGAGCTGAAGCTGCATTTGGTAAGGCTAAAAAGGCTTTTGAGTTACAGCAGAAAAAGTAA
- a CDS encoding metal ABC transporter permease: MLEIISYGFMQRALLTGAVLSLFSGIISVFIVLRRISFLGSGISHAAFGGVSIGFLLGINPLLTALVYSVVMAFGIEQISSKGRLAEDTAIGIFFSSSMALGIVLIGLSSSYNVDLFGYLFGSILAITDEDALIAVFTTLVLMGVLTLIIKKLYFITFNEELAFVSGIKVRLIKSIFLLTMAVAIVIGIKLVGIILISALLVIPGAAAQMLTKRFYKMIIVSCFISMFSAIAGIIISYRFNLASGGTIVILLATIFFVAFFSKILKNT; encoded by the coding sequence ATGTTAGAAATTATTTCATATGGTTTCATGCAAAGGGCATTGCTTACAGGGGCAGTGCTTTCCCTTTTTTCAGGGATAATATCTGTCTTTATAGTATTGAGACGCATATCATTTCTTGGATCAGGTATTTCTCATGCTGCCTTTGGAGGTGTCTCAATAGGTTTCCTGCTGGGTATAAATCCTTTGCTTACAGCACTTGTATATTCAGTTGTAATGGCATTTGGCATAGAGCAGATAAGCTCAAAGGGAAGGCTCGCAGAAGATACGGCTATAGGAATATTCTTTTCGAGTTCAATGGCTCTCGGCATAGTTCTTATCGGGCTATCGTCAAGTTATAATGTTGACCTATTCGGCTATCTTTTTGGCAGCATTCTGGCAATAACAGATGAGGATGCATTAATAGCAGTATTCACGACACTCGTTTTGATGGGAGTCTTAACGCTAATCATAAAAAAACTCTACTTCATCACATTTAATGAAGAACTTGCATTTGTAAGCGGTATAAAAGTAAGACTTATAAAATCCATATTTCTGCTGACCATGGCAGTCGCAATAGTTATAGGCATTAAACTGGTAGGTATTATACTCATTTCAGCGCTACTCGTAATACCGGGTGCTGCCGCACAAATGTTAACAAAACGATTTTACAAAATGATAATAGTCTCATGTTTTATATCCATGTTTTCTGCAATCGCCGGCATTATAATATCTTATCGCTTTAATTTAGCATCAGGTGGAACTATAGTGATTCTATTGGCCACTATATTTTTTGTTGCATTTTTCAGCAAAATCTTAAAAAATACTTGA
- a CDS encoding metal ABC transporter ATP-binding protein, which yields MNAVEIKNLDVSINNKEILKDINLELAEGRFLGIVGPNGSGKTTLLRVIIGIIKPKSGSIKIFGDTPIIAIKKGIFGYLPQSQMIETTFPARAIDVVLMGIYSRLGVFSWHSKEEINLAKEMLSMMNMSGYENELFGNLSGGQQQRVSIARALINNPKILVLDEPSTGIDVVGQEDFYHLLKGLQKKLNLTIIMVSHDIGAVTSYVDEIACLNKTLHYHGSPLGALNDTVIKQLYGKHVDIMMHTELCDKCERLQSGQKN from the coding sequence ATGAATGCTGTTGAAATAAAAAATCTCGATGTATCCATAAACAATAAGGAGATATTAAAAGATATAAATCTCGAACTTGCGGAAGGAAGATTTCTCGGTATTGTTGGACCAAACGGGAGTGGAAAGACAACATTGCTTAGAGTAATTATAGGCATCATAAAGCCAAAATCCGGCAGCATAAAAATATTTGGTGATACACCAATAATCGCCATAAAAAAGGGGATATTCGGTTACCTTCCACAGAGCCAAATGATAGAGACAACATTTCCTGCAAGGGCAATAGATGTCGTCTTAATGGGCATCTATTCAAGGCTTGGGGTCTTCAGTTGGCATTCTAAAGAAGAAATTAATCTTGCAAAAGAAATGCTATCTATGATGAATATGTCTGGCTATGAAAATGAATTATTCGGGAATCTCTCAGGAGGTCAGCAACAGCGAGTATCCATTGCACGTGCACTCATAAATAATCCAAAGATATTGGTACTTGATGAACCAAGCACAGGAATAGATGTAGTTGGCCAGGAAGATTTTTATCACCTACTGAAGGGACTTCAAAAAAAACTCAATCTCACCATAATAATGGTCTCACACGATATAGGGGCAGTAACATCATATGTCGATGAAATTGCGTGTCTAAACAAGACCTTGCACTATCATGGCAGCCCACTCGGCGCCCTTAATGATACAGTAATAAAGCAGCTTTATGGCAAACATGTAGATATTATGATGCACACAGAGTTATGCGATAAATGCGAGAGGCTGCAAAGCGGACAAAAAAATTGA
- a CDS encoding metal ABC transporter substrate-binding protein — protein MKKTFVFLFLLIYLFFARAVLAEPVKVIVSIHPLYDITKQIGKDKVIVKTLLPPAASPHTFEPTPKQMMELYNAKVFIKIGAGLEFWADRVVKAASNKNLMVIDLSNDMPLIYGIHEHEHEHGHGHKGQTADPHFWLDPVLTKKIVDRVANTLIKIDPQNRKLYTDNADSYKKELDRLNEEILQKVKIFKTREYVTFHPAWNYFSKRYGLKVIGVIEEAPGRELAPRDIARIIQGLKKSNARVVFAEPQFNPKIAEAIAKEVNAKVLFLDPIGAANIPDRDTYIKLMRYNLLQMEKAMR, from the coding sequence ATGAAAAAGACTTTTGTTTTCCTATTTTTACTCATCTATCTTTTTTTTGCTCGTGCTGTTCTTGCAGAACCTGTAAAAGTCATTGTTTCAATCCATCCCCTTTATGACATAACAAAACAAATAGGGAAGGATAAGGTTATTGTAAAGACCTTGCTCCCTCCCGCTGCATCACCCCATACCTTTGAGCCCACGCCAAAACAGATGATGGAACTTTACAATGCAAAGGTATTCATTAAAATAGGGGCGGGTCTTGAGTTCTGGGCAGACAGAGTAGTAAAGGCTGCATCCAATAAAAATCTGATGGTAATAGACCTATCAAATGACATGCCCCTCATATATGGTATTCACGAGCACGAGCATGAACATGGGCATGGGCATAAAGGACAGACAGCGGACCCACATTTCTGGCTCGACCCTGTACTTACAAAAAAAATCGTCGATAGAGTAGCAAATACACTTATAAAAATAGATCCTCAAAACAGAAAACTCTATACTGACAATGCAGATAGTTATAAAAAAGAACTCGATAGATTGAACGAAGAAATATTACAAAAGGTAAAAATATTTAAGACAAGGGAATATGTGACCTTCCATCCTGCATGGAACTATTTCTCTAAAAGATATGGACTAAAGGTTATCGGTGTTATAGAAGAAGCTCCGGGTAGAGAACTTGCACCTCGTGATATTGCAAGAATAATACAAGGACTTAAGAAATCAAATGCCCGTGTGGTATTTGCAGAGCCTCAGTTTAATCCCAAAATAGCAGAGGCGATAGCAAAAGAAGTCAATGCAAAGGTACTATTCCTTGACCCAATTGGTGCAGCAAATATACCTGATAGAGATACATATATAAAGCTTATGCGCTATAATCTATTACAAATGGAAAAAGCTATGAGATAA